The genomic stretch AGGCGGCTCTGCGTAAAGCGCTGCTGCAGGCCAGCTCCATCGCCTACTCTGACAGCGCCAGCGGCAGGTACGTCAGCCAGACGTTGTTCAAAAAAATGGGGATCGAAAAAGAAGTGGCGGATAAAGCGACAATGGTTGAGCGTATCCCGGTCGCCTCAGAAGTGGCGAAAGGAAAATACGCCGTCGGTTTCCAGCAGGTCAGCGAGCTGCTGCCGGTTCAGGGCGTCACTTTTATCGGGAAAATCCCGGATAATCTGCAGTACATCACGCGCTTCGCGGGTGCGGTCACCCGTCACGCAGAACATCCCGCGGAGGGGAAAGCGCTGCTGACCTATCTCGCCTCACCGCCCTCCAGGGCCGTCATCCAGAAGACGGGGATGATCCCCGTTACGTCCGGCGATACTGCTCGGTGATCTGCTTTTCCAGTTCAGCCGCAATGTAGGACTGGATACGCCCCCGGCGCCGGATAAGCCCCACGGTGCGTTTCACTTCCGGCGCCACCAGCGGCAGATGCGTCAGCAGCGTGTGCTCTGACGTCGGCATCGACATGGCAGGAACGGCAGCAATGCCGATCCCCGCCTCTACCATGCCGAGCATCGTGGTAACGTGACGCGTTTCGCAGACGCTCGGGCGTTCGGGAACGATATCCCCCAGCATCCGATCGAGCAGGTTACGGTTACCTGACGTTTTATCGAGGGAGATATAATCCTGCTGGTAAAAGGCCTGCCACGTCAGATGACTCTTCTGCGCCAGCGGGTGATCCTTTCGGCACGCCGCAACATAGACATCCTCCACCAGCGGGAAAAATTCGATTTCGGACGGCAGGTTTCCTGCGAAGCTGATGCCAAAATCCGCCTGGCTTCGGGCCACGGCGTCAATCACATTCCCCGCGCTGCTGTCGATGAGCTTAATGCGAACGCGCGGATAGCGAGACTGAAAGCGACGGATCACATCGGGCATAAAGTAACAGGCCGCGGAAGGGACCGTAGCAACCGTGATCAGCCCCGTCCGCTCTTCGCTGACCTTATCGACATCCGCCAGCATTGACTCAACGTTGTCGAGCAGCTGCGCGGAGCGTTCAGCAAAGTTTTGCCCGTATAACGTTAAGGCCACGCGGCGGGTGGTACGGTCAAACAGCCGGTTTCCCAGCGCGGCTTCCAGCTTTTCAATCCTGCGGCTCAGCGCCGACTGGGATAAGCAGATAGATTCAGCAGCGACACGGAAGTTACCGTATTCCACTAACGCTCTGAAAGCATAAAGATCGTTAAGGTCAAAATTCACGGGCATAGCGTCTGGATGTCCTGTCGGGGAATACGCAGCAAAGTCAAAAATAATAGCGTCTTATTGACCCACCGCAACCGGCGCGGTGTTGAAATACGTCAGAGCTCGTTGAGATGCAGGCGAACATACCCGGCGCGATCGGCAATGGCCTGCCGCTCCTCTTCCTTCATGTCCGCAAGCTGTTTAAAGACAATGCCCAGGCGGGGATTGTTACCCAGACGCGCCTGGTTGCGAGCAAAGAAATCCCAGTAAAGGGCATTGAAGGGGCACGCCAGCTCTCCGGTACGCTGGCTGTGTTGATACCGGCACCCCTGACAGTAGTTACTCATCTTATGAATATACGACGCGCTCGAGACGTAGGGCTTACTGGCCAGCAATCCGCCATCGCCAAACTGGCTCATGCCGAGGGTATTGGGCAGCTCCACCCATTCAAAGGCATCAATATAGACTCCCAGATACCATTCATGAACCGCCTGCGGCGACAGGCCGCTGAGCAGGCTAAAGTTCCCAATGACCATCAGGCGCTGGATATGGTGGGCGTAAGCCTCGGTGAGCGACTGTCCAACGGCATGCGCCAGGCAGCGCATCTGCGTCCTGCCGGTCCAGAACCAGTCCGGCAGCGGGGCGTGCTGGTCTAAGGCATTCAGATCCCGATAGCCCGGCATCTGCGACCAGTAAATCCCGCGCACGTATTCCCGCCAGCCGAGAATTTGTCGAATAAACCCTTCAACGGCTGGCAGCGGCGCATGGCCCGAACGCCATGCCTGCTCGGCGGCAGCCACCACTTCCCGCGGATTAAGCATTTTGGTATTCAGCGCGAATGAAATTAACGAGTGGAAAAGAAAAGGCTCCTCCGCGTGCATCGCGTCCTGCCAGGCGCCGAACTGGGGGAGCACGTTAGCGATAAATTCATCCAGCCTTGCTTTGGCTTCCGAACGGTTGAGCGGCCAGCGAAAATTCCCGGCCTGCGGTTCGCCGAAGGTGTTTACGCCGCAGCGTTGGATCTCCGCCCATAAGGCTGAATAATCGTGGCTGGGACGCGCGTCTTCCGGCGCGGGCGGCTCGCCGGACCAGCGCTTACGGTTTTCAGCATCAAAATTCCATTTTCCCCCTTCCGGCTCGCCTTCTGTGGTTAACAGTATGCCGTGCTGACGACGCATTTCCCGGTAAAAGTACTCCATTCGCCAGCTTTTGCGCGTCGCAAAGAACGCGCTCACCTGTCCACGGGTGGTGAAGAAATGCTCGCTGCTGACGCAGGCCGTTTCGACGGACGCCGCTTTCGCCCACGCCTGCAGCTGCGTATCCAGGCGCCATTCGTCGGGCTCCTGCCATATCACCCTGTCGGCGCCGTAATGCGCGACCAGCGCGTTGAGATTGTCTTCCAGCGCGCCGCGGTTTGAGCCGTCAGAAAGCCGGACATACCTCACCCGATGCCCCTTCTCCTTTAACGCAGAGGCAAACGCGCGCATGGCGGCAAAAATGGCGATCACTTTCTGAGCGTGGTGAAGCACGTACGCGGTTTCTGCCCGCAGCTCCAGCATCACGTAAATGACGTTCGGATTGCAGGCATCAAACCAGCTGTGGTGCGGATTAAGCTGATCGCCCAGGATCAGGCGCAGTTCGGTCAACGGTGGCTCCTGCGACAACGCTCCGAACAGTATTTGACATCATCCCAGCATTTCGCCCATTTTTTGCGCCACGTCATGGGCCGCTGGCAGTGCGCGCACGCCCGGCTGGGCAGGTTCTGCTTGTTACCTTTGAAATCGCTCATCTTTTCAATACCGTACTGATTTCTTCACTGAACCTGTGGATGAAGGCTACGACAGACTTCACAAAATGAAGGTGATGCCCGTAAACCGCTACCCACCGCTACGTACGAATGATAGTTTATTCAGGCTGGAATTGTCGCAGTGAGCGATTTTCTGGCATCTTAACCGAACCTGACTTTCCCATTTTTGTTCAAGTGACGAGTTTGCGAGCAAAGCGATGATAAAGTGGCCCTGGAAAACGAATGAAGCTGGCCGGGATATGGCGCTGCCATGGGATGACGCGCTGACGATCCCGGTTCTGGCTAACCTAAACCCGGATGAACAAGCGAAACTGGTTCAGCTAGCGGATCGTTTTTTACAGCAAAAACGCCTGGTTCCACTGCAGGGTTTCGAACTCGATCCCCTGAAAAACGCGCGCATCGCCCTGCTTTTCTGTCTGCCGGTGCTTGAGCTCGGCATTGAGTGGCTGGACGGTTTCCACGAGGTGCTGATCTATCCGGCCCCCTTTATCGTCGATGACGAGTGGGAAGATGACATCGGGCTGGTGCACAACCAGCGCGTGGTGCAGTCCGGACAAAGCTGGCAGCAGGGGCCGATTATCCTCAACTGGCTCGACATTCAGGACTCGTTCGATGCGTCCGGTTTTAATCTGGTTATCCATGAAGTGGCGCACAAGCTGGACACCCGCAACGGCGATCGCGCCAGCGGTGTCCCTCTTATCCCGCTTCGTGAAGTGGCCGGATGGGAGCACGACCTGCATGCGGCGATGGAGAATATCCAGGATGAGATAGACCTGGTCGGCGAAAGCGCGGCCAGCATTGACGCCTATGCGGCAACCGACCCGGCCGAGTGCTTTGCGGTGCTCTCGGAGTATTTCTTCAGCGCGCCCGAGCTCTTCGCGCCCCGTTTCCCGGCGCTGTGGCAGCGTTTCTGCCAGTTTTATCAGCAGGATCCGCTCCAGCGTCTGCGGCAAAATGAGGAGTCTGGCGGCCATTCCTCCCGCCAGATCCATTAAGGTTTTTCAGTAGGGGGACGCTCGGTTGACCGTACCCCTATGCTCAACGCTAAAAACAGCACTGCCATTCCCCATGCGGCTACCGTTAAAGACTGCTCGCCGTAAAAACGCGTCACCACGGGCACCAGCAGCGCGCTGACGCCGTAGCCTAACGTGTGGCTGGTGGCGATGACGCCCGCCCCTTTCCCGGTGGTCAGCCTGTCGTTCAGCAGCAGCTGGTAGCCCGGCGTGGCCATCGCCGCCCCGAGTGACGTGATAACAATCCCCACGTAGAACAGCGTTAAACCGGCGACGGTCATCAGCCCAAGCCCTGCGACCATTAACACCGCCGCGATGCAGAGCAACGTCACCGGGGTGAAATGCTGCGGGCGGACCACCAGAAACTGCGCCGCGAGCGTGGCCAGCGCGGCCAGGCTCAGCAGAAGCGCAACATGATGGCTGATGTCCCGGGCGTTGCCCTCCAGCAGGGGGCTAAGATGCGGTGACAGGCCAAGCTGCATCAGGCTGACCAGCGCCGCCAGCAGCAGCGCCAGCAGCAGGAACGGCAGCATCGAGGCCTGCAGCCGGGTCGCCTGGTGTGCGACCGGCGGCAGCGGCGGGTCTGCGGCTTCGCGAAGCACCAGCAGCAGCGCGATTAACGGCGCGATCGCCATCAGCCAGAGCGGCGCCACCGGGCTGACGCTGAGCATCAGCGCCGCCAGCGGCGGGCCGAGCAAACGTCCGCAGCTGAGGCCGGAGCTTATCGTCGCCAGCGCCGCCATTCTCTTCTCCAGCCCCGCGCGCTGAATCGCCCACGTCTGGGCCGCAGGCACCAGCCCCGAGACCGTCAGTCCGTAAAGCAGACGTGAAAGAATCAGCCCCGCCAGTCCCCAGACGGTATCCAGCCTCCCGGCCGCCATCGCCCAGACCACCAGCGCCATCACAACAAAACTGGCCAGATAGCCGCTCAGCGAGGCCAGCATCACGGCCTTACATCCCCGCCGCTCGCTCTGGCGCCCCCACCAGGGCGAGGCCGGTAAAAAGAGCATGGATCCGAACATCAACAGCCCGGCCCAGACCGAGAGCGACAGCCCGGTCAGGGTCACCAGCTGCGGGAGCATCACCAGCAGGCCGTTTTGCCCGATACCTAATAAACCCGCACATAACGCCAGGGGCCAGTTGGCTTTTGAGGTGACGTTTTCGGTCAATACTTCAGAGTCTGTGCGCATGAGAATGTGAACATAGTGTCAATAAATGTGTGGAAATTATGAAGTTTATGAAAACAAATATTGCAAAAATGGTTGCGACTGTAAACAGAATGAATATCATAACGAGAATTATTATCAATCACGGAATGAGGTACATCTATGCGTGCTCTGCCCCGCTCTGCCGGTACAGACGTTGCAGCCCAGTGTTTTTTGAACGCCCTGTTGCGCGAAACGAAGGACTGGCGCTATCTCCCCGCTACCGATGCGGATGCGTTACCGAACATTCATATCCCGCTGTCCCAAACCCAGGCGCTTCGGGTTCCGGTACGCTATTTCTCTCCCACCCAGCATCATCAGTACCGTTTCCCGGCCACGCTTATTCAGAGCAACAGCGACGAGGGTGACGCTGTCACATTCGCTCAACTTGTTGATTTAATTCTTGAAAAGCCGTCAGTAAAAGGATCGCTGGATGCCGATACGCTGGGGCGTTTTAAGCAGCGCGTTCTCGAAAGCCATGCGCACACCTGGCAGGCGATCGATCTGCGTCACGGCTGGGCAAACCTGCGCGATAAGCCGCTGACGTTTGCCGAAGCGGAACAGGCGCTGCTGGTCGGCCACGCGTTTCATCCGGCGCCGAAGTCGCACGAGCCGTTCAACGAAACAGAGGCGCGTCGCTATCTGCCCGATTTCGCCTCCCGCTTCCCGCTGCGCTGGTTTGCCGTTGAGAGCACGCTCGTTGCCGGCGACAGCCTGAACGTCTCCCTGCGCGAGCGTCTGCTGCGCTTCGCGGCCCAGAGCGCGCCTGAGCTGCTCGGCCACTTCACCGACACCCGCTGGCTGCTGCCGATGCACCCGTGGCAGGCCGACTATCTGCTGGAGCAGGAGTGGTGCCAGCGTCTGGCGGAAAACGGTTCACTGCAGGACCTGGGCGAAGCGGGCGCACAGTGGCTGCCCACCAGCTCATCCCGCTCGCTGTACAGCGAAACCAACAGCGACATGATTAAGTTCTCCCTCAGCGTGCGCCTGACCAACTCCGTGCGCACGCTGTCGGTCAAAGAAGTTAAGCGCGGAATGCGCCTGGCGCGCCTGGCGAAAACGGAACGCTGGCAAGATTTACAGGCACGCTACCCGACCATGCGCGTGATGCAGGAGGACGGCTGGGCCGGGCTGCGTGACGAAAGGGGCGTTATTCAGGAAGAGAGCCTGATGGCCCTGCGCGTCAATCTGCTGTTCGATACGCCAGAGACCCAGACCAACGTGCTGGTGAGCCTGACCCAGGCCGCGCCGGACGGCGGCGACAGCCTGCTGGCCGCGGCGGTGCGCCGTCTCAGCCAGCGTCTCAATTTACCGCTCGCACGGGCCGCCCGCTGCTGGCTGGACGCCTACTGCGACCGCGTATTACTTCCGCTGTTCAGCGCCGAGGCGGACTACGGTCTGGTCCTGCTGGCGCACCAGCAAAATATCCTCGTTGAGATGCAGCAGGACTTCCCCGTCGGGCTTATCTACCGCGACTGCCAGGGCAGCGCGTGGACCGAAGGGGCCGACGCGTGGCTGAAAGAGACGGGCGAAACGGAGGTGGAAAACCGCTTCGGTGAGAGCCAGCTGCTGCGCTACTTCCCTTATTACCTGCTGCTGAACTCTACCCTTGCCGTCACCGCCGCCCTTGCCGCCGCCGGTTTTGACAGCGAGGAGAGCCTGATGTCCCGCGTGCGCGACGCGCTGGCCGAACTGCGCCGCACGGCGAAGCAGACCCGCTGCCTCGACTACGTTCTCGACAGCCCGACCTGGAACTGCAAAGGCAACTTCTTCTGCTACCTGCACGATCGCAATGAAAACACCATCGTCGATCCGGCGGTGATCTATTTCGACTTTAGCAACCCGTTTTACAAGGAGAAGGCGTAATGACCATCGCGAATATCGTCCATTCCGGCTTCGGCTTTCGCTGCACCGCAACGGATCGCGCGCTGCCGCTGACGTTGGGTCTCGACGGCAGCGCGGTGCTGGAGCGTCTGAATGGGATCCCGGACGGCTGGCTGGTCGAAGCACTCGATCAGCTGTTTGTTGCCGCCCCCGCGCTGACCGGCATTACCCTGCCCTGGGCGACCTGGCAGGATGAACCCCAGGCGCAGGCGCTATTTAGCCTGGCCCACGGGGACTATCTGGCACGCGAAACCTTCTGGCAGCTGCCGCTGTGGCTGAAAGGCGAACGGCCGCAGGCCAGCGGCGGAATGCAGTTTGATGAGAGCCGTCAGCTGTACTTCCCGCTGCGTCCTCACCGCCCGCAGGGCGAAGTGTACCGTCGCTACGATCCGCAAATTAAGCGCACCCTCAGCTTCCGCGTGGCCGACGTGGCGCTGGACGGCGAACGCTTCACCCAATGGATGAACAACCCGCGCGTGAACGCCTTCTGGGAGATGGCGGGCCCGCAGGCCGAGCAGGAAAACTACCTGCGCCGTCAGCTTGACTCCACCTACTGCTACCCGGTGATCGGCTGCTTCGACGACCAGCCGTTCGGCTATTTTGAGCTCTATTGGGCGCCAGAAGACCGCATTGGCCGTCACTACCGCTGGCAGCCGTTTGACCGCGGGCTGCACATGCTGGTGGGCGAAGAGAACTGGCGCGGCGCGCAGTACATCCGCAGCTGGCTGCGCGGCCTGAGCCACTATCTGTATCTCGATGAACCGCGCACCGCGCGCATCGTCGCCGAGCCGCGCTTCGATAACCAGCGTCTGTTCCGTCATCTGGCCTCCGCCGGTTTCGAGACGATGAAAGAGTTCGACTTCCCGCACAAGCGCTCGCGCCTGATCATGAGCCAGCGTCACCGCTTCTTCAGCGAGGTGGGCCTGTGAACGCGCTCTGGCAGAAAGTGAACCGCGAGATGGTGGCGAAGATCCTCGCCGAGCTGGAATACGAACGCACCCTGCGCGCTGAACCGGTTTCGTCGGGAGTCTGGCGCATCGCCATGGGCAACGAGTCCTGGCAGTTTCGCGCCACGCGCGGGATCTGGGGCTGGCTGCATATCGACCCGGACAGCCTGTCCACCGCCAGCGGCGAGGCCGTGGAAGCGGAAAGCGCACTCCTGCAGCTGGCGACGGTGCTGGAGATGAGCGACGCGCAAACGGCAGAGCATATGGAAGATCTCTACGCCACGCTGCGCGGCGACATGCAGCTGCTTCAGGCGCGTGAAGCGATGGACGCGGACGCGCTGATCCAGCTCGACCCGGACGAATTACAGTGTCTGATGAGCGGTCACCCGAAGTTTATTTTCAACAAAGGCCGCCGCGGCTGGGGGCTGGACGCGCTGCGTCAGTACGCGCCTGAGTATCGCGGACGTTTTCGTCTGCACTGGGTTGCCGTTCAGCGGGAGCATCTGGTCTGGAGCAGCGACGCCGATTGCGACATTCACACTCTGCTGGCGAGCGCCATGGACAACGCCGAGCGCGCCCGCTTTGACGCCCGCTGGCAGGCGCTGGGTCTCAACGAAGGCTGGCTGCCGGTGCCGCTGCACCCGTGGCAGTGGCAGCAGAAGATTGCCGTTCATTTCCTGGCCCAGCTGGCGCGCGGAGAGATGGTTGAGCTGGGCGAGTTTGGCGACGAGTATCTGGCGCAGCAGTCCCTGCGCACGCTCACCAACGCCAGCCGTCGCGCGCCGTATGACATCAAGCTTCCGCTGACCATCTACAACACCTCCTGCTATCGCGGCATTCCGGGCAAGTACATTGCCGCCGGGCCGCTGGCCTCGCGCTGGCTGCAAGAGCAGTTTGCTACCGACGCCACGCTTGCCCGCTCTGGTGCGCAGGTGCTTGGCGAACCCGCCGCCGGTTATCTGTCGCATCCGGGCTATTCGGCTCTGTCGAAAGCGCCCTACCGCTATCAGGAGATGCTGGGGGTGATCTGGCGCGAGAACCCGTCCTGTTATTTAGAAGACGGTGAACAGGCGGTGCTGATGGCCGCGCTGATGGAGACCGATAACGCCGGGCGCCCGCTGATCGACGCGTGGATTAAACGCTCGGGGCTAAGCGCCGACGCGTGGCTTGAAAAGCTGTTTGAGGCAACGGTGATCCCGTTCTATCACCTGCTCTGCCGCTACGGCGTGGCGCTGATCGCCCACGGCCAGAACGTGACGCTGGTGATGAAGGATTACGTCCCGCAGCGCATCCTGCTGAAGGATTTCCAGGGCGACATGCGCCTGGTGGATGAAGATTTCCCGCAGGCACAGACCCTGCCGGAACAGGTGAAAGCCGTCACGGCGCGCCTCAGCGCGGATTACATTATTCACGACCTGCAAACCGGTAACTTTGTGACGGTGCTGCGCTTTATCTCGCGCCTCACGCTGCAATGCGGCGTGAGCGAAACGCGCTTCTACCAGATTCTGGCCGGGGTTTTACGGGAGTATATGGCGGCGCACCCGGATCTGGCAGAACGCTTCGCGAAGTTCGACCTGTTTAAGCCGCAGATTATTCGCGTGATCCTCAACCCGGTCAAACTGACCTTCTCCGAACACGACGGCGGCAGCCGCATGCTGCCTAACTACGTCACCGACCTTGATAACCCTCTTTTTCTGGCCTCCCGGGAGTCAGCGCAATGAAAACCTATGATTTCATCGGCATTGGTATTGGCCCGTTTAACCTCAGCATCGCCGCTCTGGCCGAAGGGCTGGACGGCTTTAGCTCGCTGTTCCTCGAGCGTAAACCGCACTTCTCCTGGCACCCGGGAATGATGGTGCCGGACTGCCACATGCAGACCAGCTTCCTGAAGGATCTGGTCAGCGCCGTGGAGCCCACCAACCGCCACAGCTTCCTGAACTACCTGGTGCAGCGCAAAAAGTTCTACCGCTTCCTGACCACCGAGCAGCGCACCGTCTCCCGCGAGGAGTTTGCGGACTACCTGTGCTGGGCGGCGGAAAACCTCACCAATCTCTCCTTCAGCCAGCAGGTGCAGCAGGTGAGCTTTGATGAGAAAAGCGGCCTGTTTGAGGTAGTGACCCAGCGCGACCGCTTCCTGGCGCGCCACGTCTGCGTGGGGATTGGCAAACAGATCAATCTGCCTGACTGCGTCACCGCGCAGGACGATACCTGCTTCCACGCCAGCGAGATGATGCTGCGCACGCCGGATCTCGCGGGCAAGCGCGTCACCGTCGTCGGCGGCGGCCAGAGCGGGGCCGACCTGTTTTTGAATATCTTCCGCGGCGAATGGGGCCAGCCGCTGAGCCTGAACTGGGTATCGCGCCGCAATAACTACAACGCGCTGGATGAAGCCGCCTTTGCCAACGAGTATTTCACGCCGGAGTACGTGGACAGCTTCTCAACGCTGGGTGAAGAGGCCCGTCGTCAGATGTTGCACGAGCAGAAGATGACGTCCGACGGGATCACCACCGAGTCCCTGCTGGCGATTTACCGCGCCATGTACCACCGCTTCGAAGTGCTGCGTGAAAAACCCTGGGCACACCTGATGCCGTCCCGCTCGGTGACGGCGCTGACGCGCCAGGAAAACGGCCATCGCCTGAGCATTCAGCATCACCTCGACGGCGGCCGCGAGCAGCTGGAGAGCGACGTGGTGATTTTCGCCACCGGCTACCGCGCCGTGCAGCCCGCGTTCCTCGCGCCGCTGTCTCACCGCCTGCATTTGGACACGGACGAAGCCTTCTGCATTAACAACGATTTCACCCTCGAATGGGACGGCCCGCAGAGCAACCGCCTGTTCGCCGTGAATGCCGGGATGCACCGTCTCGGCATTGCCGAACCCCAGCTCAGCCTGATGGCCTGGCGCGCGGCGCGAATTCTTAATCGCGCACATGCCGACGAGCCGTTTGAGCTGGCTACCACACCCGGCGTTATCCACTGGCGCAGCACCACCAGCCCGGAGAACAGCCCGGTTTTTAAATCGTTAGCAAAAACCACCGAGTACTGACACACACAATCAGGATCAACATAACAATGAAACGTTCTCATCTTTGGGTTTTAAATCCTTGCTTGCTTGCAATGCTTTCTACCTCTGCGTGGGCGGAAGAACAAAAGGAAGAAAATATCGTGGTCTCCGCCAGCCGCGCGCACCGCAGCGTGGCGGAGATGGCGCAGACCACCTGGGTCATTGAACGGGCTGAAATTGAACAGCAGGTTCAGGGCGGGAAAGAGATTAAAGAGGTGCTGGCGCAGCTGATCCCGGGCATGGACGTCAGCAGCCAGGGCCGTACCAACTACGGTATGAACCTGCGCGGCCGTTCCATGATGGTGATGGTGGACGGCGTTCGCCTGAACTCGTCCCGCAGCGACAGCCGCCAGCTGGACTCTATCGATCCGTTCAACATTGACCGTATCGAAGTGATCTCCGGCGCCACCTCGCTCTACGGCGGCGGCAGCACCGGCGGCCTGGTGAACATCGTCACCAAAAAGGGCCAGCCGGATACCGAAGTTGAGTTCCAGACCGGGGCAAAAAGCGGGTTTAACAGCCATAACGATCACGATGAGAACGTGTCGGCCGCCGTAAGCGGCGGTAATGACAACGCCTCAGGTCGCCTGTCGGTGTCGTATCAGCGCTACGGCGGCTGGTATGACGGCAAAGGCAACGAGGTGATTATTGATAACACCCAGACCGGCCTCCAGTATTCCGACCGTATTGATGTGATGGGAACAGGCACCATCAACATTGACGATAGCCAGCAGCTGCAGCTGACGACGCAGTACTACAAGAGCGAGTCCGACGGCAAGCATGGGCTGTATCTCGGGAAGAACTTCTCGGCGGTAACGGGCGATGCGACCGCGTACAACAAAGGTAATCTCGATTCTGACCGCGTACCGGGCACCGAGCGCCATCTGATTAACCTGCAGTACTCCAATACCGATTTCTGGGGCCAGGATCTGGTCGCGCAGATTTACTATCGCGACGAGAGCCTGACCTATTATCCGTTCCCGACCCTGACCAAAGGCGTGGTGAGCAGCATCGGCGCGTCCCAGCAGAAGACCGATTTTTACGGCGGCAAGCTGACGCTGAACAGCAAGCCGGTGGACGATTTAACGCTGACCTGGGGTGTCGATGCCGACCACGAAACCTTCGATGCCAACCAGCAGTTCTTCAACCTGAGCAAGGCCGCGGCGAGCGGCGGCATGGAGCTGGATAACGCCTACAACGTGGGCCGTTACCCGGGCTACAGCATCACCAACCTCGCCCCGTTCCTGCAGGCCAGCTACGACATTGACGCCATTACCCTGAGCGGCGGCGTACGTTATCAGTACACCGAAAACAAGGTGGACGACTTTGTCGGTTACACCCAGCAGCAGGCCATCGCCACCGGGAAAGCCACCTCCGCCGACGCGGTACCGGGCGGGAAAACCGATTACAACAACTTCCTGTTTAACGCCGGGATCCTCGGTCGCCTGACCGAACAGCAGCAGCTGTGGTTTAACTTCTCCCAGGGCTTCGAAATTCCGGACCTGGCGAAGTACTACGGCTCCGGTACCTATCAGCTCAGCAACGGTCACTATCGCCTGCTGAACAGCGTCAACGTGAACGACTCGACGCTGGACGGTATCAAGGTCAACGCTTACGAGCTGGGCTGGCGTTATACCGGCGATAACCTGCGCACGCAGGTCGCGGCGTATTACTCGCTCTCGGATAAAACCATCACCATCAACAAGACGGATATGACCATCAACCTTGAAGACGACAAGCGTCGTATCTACGGGGTGGAAGGTCAGGTGGACTATTTCTTCACCGACAGCGACTGGAGCACCGGTGCGAACTTTAACGCCATCAAGTCTGAAACCCGCGAAAACGGGAAATGGGAGAAGCTGACGGTCGACAGCGCCAGCCCGTCGAAAGCCAGCGCATGGGTCAACTGGGCGCCGGGCGACTGGACCCTGCGCGTGCAGAGCACGCAGACCTTTGACGTCTCTGACTCCGACGGCAAGAAGATCGATGGCTATAACACGGTCGACTTCCTGGGCAGCTACGCCCTGCCGGTGGGTAAGGTCAGCTTCAGCGTGGAAAACCTGCTGGACAAAGACTACACCACCGCCTGGGGCCAGCGCGCACCGGGGCTGTATAGCCCAACCTACGGTGCACCGGGCCTGTATACCTATAAAGGCCGCGGACGTACGTTTGGTCTGAACTACTCCGTACTGTTCTGATCCTGCGCGCCGCCTGCGGGCGGCGCATTTTGCTGTGTAATTTCAACGCGAATTTGCTATAAAATCAGCGATTTGCTGAAATTGTCGGCAAACGAAAGAAAAGTGCGTTTTCACCCTTTGACAAGGCGTACCGAGGTCGCTACTATGCGCCTCGTTCACACGATTCCTCTGTAGTTCAGTCGGTAGAACGGCGGACTGTTAATCCGTATGTCACTGGTTCGAGTCCAGTCAGAGGAGCCAAATTTGAAAAGCCTGCTTAAGGAAACTTGAGCGGGCTTTTTTGCTTTTCTGCGTCTTTTAATCACATCATAAGCATCGGTTCACGATTGCATTAGGTATACGTTGTTCAAGGCTTCCGTATCAGTGATTCTGGGCTGCTCACAGCGAATAGCGCCCGTTTTATGTTCTTGCATATGGCAAAACCCAGGTATTCACCGCTGGTGATGGGAACAACAAAGAGTAGCAGGGCGA from Enterobacter dykesii encodes the following:
- a CDS encoding lysine N(6)-hydroxylase/L-ornithine N(5)-oxygenase family protein, with amino-acid sequence MKTYDFIGIGIGPFNLSIAALAEGLDGFSSLFLERKPHFSWHPGMMVPDCHMQTSFLKDLVSAVEPTNRHSFLNYLVQRKKFYRFLTTEQRTVSREEFADYLCWAAENLTNLSFSQQVQQVSFDEKSGLFEVVTQRDRFLARHVCVGIGKQINLPDCVTAQDDTCFHASEMMLRTPDLAGKRVTVVGGGQSGADLFLNIFRGEWGQPLSLNWVSRRNNYNALDEAAFANEYFTPEYVDSFSTLGEEARRQMLHEQKMTSDGITTESLLAIYRAMYHRFEVLREKPWAHLMPSRSVTALTRQENGHRLSIQHHLDGGREQLESDVVIFATGYRAVQPAFLAPLSHRLHLDTDEAFCINNDFTLEWDGPQSNRLFAVNAGMHRLGIAEPQLSLMAWRAARILNRAHADEPFELATTPGVIHWRSTTSPENSPVFKSLAKTTEY
- a CDS encoding GNAT family N-acetyltransferase, whose protein sequence is MTIANIVHSGFGFRCTATDRALPLTLGLDGSAVLERLNGIPDGWLVEALDQLFVAAPALTGITLPWATWQDEPQAQALFSLAHGDYLARETFWQLPLWLKGERPQASGGMQFDESRQLYFPLRPHRPQGEVYRRYDPQIKRTLSFRVADVALDGERFTQWMNNPRVNAFWEMAGPQAEQENYLRRQLDSTYCYPVIGCFDDQPFGYFELYWAPEDRIGRHYRWQPFDRGLHMLVGEENWRGAQYIRSWLRGLSHYLYLDEPRTARIVAEPRFDNQRLFRHLASAGFETMKEFDFPHKRSRLIMSQRHRFFSEVGL
- the iucC gene encoding IucA/IucC family protein, which gives rise to MNALWQKVNREMVAKILAELEYERTLRAEPVSSGVWRIAMGNESWQFRATRGIWGWLHIDPDSLSTASGEAVEAESALLQLATVLEMSDAQTAEHMEDLYATLRGDMQLLQAREAMDADALIQLDPDELQCLMSGHPKFIFNKGRRGWGLDALRQYAPEYRGRFRLHWVAVQREHLVWSSDADCDIHTLLASAMDNAERARFDARWQALGLNEGWLPVPLHPWQWQQKIAVHFLAQLARGEMVELGEFGDEYLAQQSLRTLTNASRRAPYDIKLPLTIYNTSCYRGIPGKYIAAGPLASRWLQEQFATDATLARSGAQVLGEPAAGYLSHPGYSALSKAPYRYQEMLGVIWRENPSCYLEDGEQAVLMAALMETDNAGRPLIDAWIKRSGLSADAWLEKLFEATVIPFYHLLCRYGVALIAHGQNVTLVMKDYVPQRILLKDFQGDMRLVDEDFPQAQTLPEQVKAVTARLSADYIIHDLQTGNFVTVLRFISRLTLQCGVSETRFYQILAGVLREYMAAHPDLAERFAKFDLFKPQIIRVILNPVKLTFSEHDGGSRMLPNYVTDLDNPLFLASRESAQ
- a CDS encoding IucA/IucC family protein encodes the protein MRALPRSAGTDVAAQCFLNALLRETKDWRYLPATDADALPNIHIPLSQTQALRVPVRYFSPTQHHQYRFPATLIQSNSDEGDAVTFAQLVDLILEKPSVKGSLDADTLGRFKQRVLESHAHTWQAIDLRHGWANLRDKPLTFAEAEQALLVGHAFHPAPKSHEPFNETEARRYLPDFASRFPLRWFAVESTLVAGDSLNVSLRERLLRFAAQSAPELLGHFTDTRWLLPMHPWQADYLLEQEWCQRLAENGSLQDLGEAGAQWLPTSSSRSLYSETNSDMIKFSLSVRLTNSVRTLSVKEVKRGMRLARLAKTERWQDLQARYPTMRVMQEDGWAGLRDERGVIQEESLMALRVNLLFDTPETQTNVLVSLTQAAPDGGDSLLAAAVRRLSQRLNLPLARAARCWLDAYCDRVLLPLFSAEADYGLVLLAHQQNILVEMQQDFPVGLIYRDCQGSAWTEGADAWLKETGETEVENRFGESQLLRYFPYYLLLNSTLAVTAALAAAGFDSEESLMSRVRDALAELRRTAKQTRCLDYVLDSPTWNCKGNFFCYLHDRNENTIVDPAVIYFDFSNPFYKEKA